A part of Clostridium novyi genomic DNA contains:
- a CDS encoding DNA polymerase III subunit alpha, with the protein MGEKNFVHLHTHTEYSLLDGSGKIGGLISRAKELGMKSLAITDHGTMFGCVDFYKKAKDAGIKPIIGCEIYVSSNSMHIKRLDAENRNHHLVLLVKNEQGYKNLMKIVSKASIEGFYYKPRVDHEYLKEHSEGLIALSACLAGEVSYNLLNGTKEKAREIALFYKDIFKEGFYIELQYHGIDKQLRVNEMLVELARELDIPLVATNDVHYIKKEDAKSHEVLLCIQTGKTLDDEDRMKYEPQNFYLKSPEEMYEIFSYVSDALENTNKIADECNFDYIFHESKLPNFPLPEGIDHFEYMKELCYKGLEIRYEKVTDELKERLEYELDVIKEMGYVDYFLIVWDFFRFSHEKGIMTGPGRGSAAGSLVAYTLGITKIDPIKYNLIFERFLNPERVSMPDIDSDFCYERRGEVIDYVVEKYGKDNVSQIVTFGTMAPRACIRDVGRAMNYSYAEVDRIAKMIPTVLGITIDKALEMNPELKEVYDKDTRIKELIDVARDLEGLPRHTSTHAAGVVIASQPLVNYVPLSKNEEAIVTQFTMTTLEELGLLKMDFLGLRTLTVIRDAIELIKKNTGKKIDLDKINFEDENVYNMLGKGKTVGVFQLESSGMTNFMKELKPESLEDIIAGISLYRPGPMAEIPKYIKNKNNPKNIEYITPELEGILNVTYGVMVYQEQVMQIVRDLAGYSMGRSDLVRRAMSKKKHKVMEEERKNFIYGIEEDGKVVVPGCLRNGISEESANKIYDQMMDFASYAFNKSHAAAYGVVAYYTAYLVHYYPTEFMAAMLNSVRGNSDKVAIYIRAAKQMDIETLPPDINKSFGKFTVQNGKIRFGLSAIKNVGENIIDVIVKSREEKGEFNSFVDFCNKISMGSINKRMVESLIKAGVFDSFGIYRSQLLAVYEKIIDSVVSQRKKNIEGQVSLFGNFDNEFKGVEIKYPAIDEFNKKSKLAMEKEMTGLYLTGHPLEDYEEILKNATSAKTTDIIMDESLEEDLVDEVTLHVEEQNSKIKDGDKVIIGGLITNVTRKITKTNSMMAFINLEDLYSSIEVIIFPKTLERFNNTIMEDEIVLVKGRVTKREDEQPKILCDYIEKVVNFSNKKFYIQVEKKRDVKPTINQIKSIAIRNNGNIPIYICTKDERKKYLISREYWVNNTEEVVNIFKQLYGNENIKLI; encoded by the coding sequence ATGGGAGAGAAAAATTTTGTGCATTTACATACACATACAGAATATAGTCTTTTAGATGGTTCAGGAAAAATAGGTGGTTTAATATCAAGAGCTAAAGAACTTGGAATGAAAAGTCTTGCTATAACTGATCACGGAACAATGTTTGGATGTGTAGATTTTTATAAAAAGGCTAAAGATGCAGGAATTAAACCGATTATAGGTTGTGAAATTTATGTATCATCAAATTCTATGCATATTAAAAGACTTGATGCTGAAAATAGAAATCATCATTTAGTGCTTCTTGTAAAGAATGAACAAGGATATAAAAATTTAATGAAAATAGTATCCAAAGCATCTATAGAAGGTTTTTATTATAAACCTAGAGTAGATCATGAATATTTAAAGGAACATAGTGAAGGACTAATAGCTTTAAGTGCTTGTCTTGCTGGAGAAGTTTCGTATAATTTATTAAATGGAACAAAGGAGAAGGCAAGAGAAATAGCTTTATTTTATAAAGATATATTTAAAGAAGGATTTTATATAGAATTACAATATCATGGTATAGATAAACAACTTAGGGTTAATGAAATGTTAGTAGAACTTGCAAGGGAATTAGATATACCACTAGTTGCTACAAATGATGTTCATTATATAAAAAAAGAAGATGCTAAGTCACATGAGGTTTTATTATGCATTCAAACAGGAAAAACTTTAGATGATGAAGATAGAATGAAATATGAACCACAAAACTTTTATTTAAAATCTCCAGAGGAAATGTATGAGATATTTTCTTATGTTTCAGATGCCTTAGAAAATACTAATAAAATTGCTGATGAATGTAATTTTGATTATATATTTCATGAATCTAAGCTTCCTAATTTTCCATTACCAGAAGGTATAGATCATTTTGAATATATGAAAGAATTATGTTATAAGGGACTTGAAATTAGATATGAAAAAGTAACGGATGAATTAAAAGAAAGATTAGAATATGAATTAGATGTTATAAAGGAAATGGGATATGTAGATTATTTCTTAATAGTTTGGGATTTTTTTAGATTTTCTCATGAAAAAGGAATAATGACAGGTCCAGGTAGGGGGTCAGCGGCAGGTTCTCTTGTTGCATATACACTAGGAATTACTAAAATTGATCCTATTAAATATAATCTTATATTTGAACGTTTTTTAAATCCTGAACGTGTATCTATGCCTGATATAGATTCTGACTTTTGTTATGAAAGACGTGGAGAAGTTATTGATTATGTAGTTGAAAAGTACGGAAAAGATAATGTATCTCAAATAGTTACCTTTGGAACTATGGCACCTAGAGCATGTATAAGAGATGTTGGGAGAGCTATGAATTATTCTTATGCCGAAGTAGATAGAATAGCTAAAATGATTCCAACGGTTTTAGGGATTACTATTGATAAGGCATTAGAAATGAATCCAGAATTAAAAGAAGTTTATGATAAAGATACTCGTATTAAAGAATTGATAGACGTAGCTAGAGACTTAGAGGGACTTCCAAGACATACGTCTACTCATGCTGCAGGTGTTGTTATAGCATCACAACCTTTAGTTAATTATGTACCACTTTCTAAAAATGAAGAAGCAATAGTAACGCAATTTACTATGACTACATTAGAAGAACTTGGGCTTTTAAAGATGGACTTTTTAGGGCTTAGAACATTAACTGTTATAAGGGATGCTATAGAACTTATAAAGAAAAATACAGGGAAAAAAATTGACCTTGATAAAATAAATTTTGAAGATGAAAATGTATATAATATGCTTGGAAAAGGAAAAACAGTGGGTGTTTTTCAATTAGAATCATCAGGAATGACTAACTTTATGAAAGAGTTAAAGCCAGAGAGCTTAGAAGATATAATTGCTGGAATAAGTCTTTATAGACCAGGTCCTATGGCTGAAATACCTAAATATATAAAAAATAAAAATAACCCAAAGAATATAGAATATATTACTCCTGAGCTTGAGGGAATACTAAATGTTACATATGGTGTTATGGTATATCAAGAGCAGGTTATGCAAATTGTTAGAGATCTTGCAGGATATTCTATGGGAAGAAGTGACCTTGTCCGTCGTGCTATGTCAAAGAAAAAGCATAAAGTTATGGAAGAAGAAAGAAAGAATTTTATTTATGGTATTGAAGAAGATGGTAAAGTAGTAGTTCCTGGATGTTTAAGAAATGGTATTAGTGAAGAATCAGCAAATAAAATATATGATCAAATGATGGATTTTGCAAGTTATGCATTTAATAAGTCACATGCTGCGGCATATGGAGTTGTAGCATATTATACAGCATATTTAGTGCATTATTATCCAACAGAGTTTATGGCAGCTATGCTTAATAGTGTAAGAGGAAATAGTGATAAAGTTGCAATCTATATAAGAGCAGCAAAACAAATGGATATAGAAACTCTTCCACCTGATATAAATAAAAGTTTTGGAAAATTTACAGTTCAAAATGGAAAAATACGTTTTGGTTTATCAGCTATAAAAAACGTAGGTGAAAATATAATTGATGTAATAGTTAAATCAAGAGAAGAAAAAGGGGAATTTAATTCTTTTGTCGATTTTTGTAATAAAATATCCATGGGAAGTATTAACAAAAGAATGGTTGAAAGTTTAATTAAAGCAGGTGTTTTTGATAGTTTCGGAATTTATCGTTCACAACTTTTAGCTGTATATGAAAAAATAATTGATTCTGTAGTAAGCCAAAGGAAAAAAAATATAGAAGGTCAAGTAAGTTTATTTGGTAATTTTGATAATGAATTCAAAGGTGTAGAAATTAAATATCCAGCAATAGATGAATTTAATAAAAAAAGTAAACTTGCAATGGAAAAAGAAATGACTGGACTATATTTAACAGGGCATCCATTAGAGGATTATGAAGAAATTTTAAAAAATGCCACAAGTGCTAAAACTACAGATATTATTATGGATGAATCTTTAGAAGAAGATCTTGTAGATGAGGTGACACTTCATGTAGAAGAACAAAATTCTAAGATTAAAGATGGAGATAAAGTGATTATAGGTGGACTTATTACAAATGTTACTAGAAAAATAACAAAAACCAATAGTATGATGGCTTTTATAAATTTAGAGGACTTATATAGTTCAATAGAAGTTATAATTTTCCCAAAAACCTTAGAAAGATTTAATAACACAATAATGGAAGATGAAATAGTACTAGTAAAAGGAAGAGTTACAAAACGAGAAGATGAACAACCCAAAATACTATGTGATTATATAGAAAAAGTTGTTAATTTCTCTAATAAAAAATTCTATATTCAGGTAGAAAAAAAGAGAGATGTAAAACCAACCATAAATCAAATAAAATCTATAGCTATTAGAAATAACGGAAATATACCTATATATATTTGTACAAAAGATGAAAGAAAAAAATATTTAATATCTAGAGAGTATTGGGTAAATAATACAGAGGAAGTTGTAAATATATTCAAACAATTATATGGTAATGAGAATATAAAGTTAATATAA
- the pfkA gene encoding 6-phosphofructokinase, whose amino-acid sequence MKTIAVLTSGGDAPGMNAAIRAVVRTGLDKGLKVMGIQRGYSGLINGEIFEMDRQSVADIIHRGGTILRTARCEEFKTEAGRKKGVGILKAFGIDGVVVIGGDGSFQGAQLLSKLGVKTIGIPGTIDNDLAYTDYTIGFDTATNTVLDAINKLRDTSSSHERVSIVEVMGRGCGDLALFAGIGGGAESVIVPEKEFNEDELCKKILEGKLRGKLHNLIILAEGVGGGEALTKKVEEVTGIQTRLTTLGHIQRGGSPSAFDRVLACRLGAKAVELLIEGKSSRVVGLRNNKVVDDDIDEALSMESKFDDDLYDIAEILSY is encoded by the coding sequence ATGAAAACAATTGCTGTTTTAACAAGTGGTGGAGATGCCCCAGGAATGAACGCTGCAATAAGAGCGGTTGTAAGAACAGGGCTGGACAAAGGTCTCAAAGTAATGGGAATACAAAGAGGGTACAGTGGATTAATAAATGGAGAAATTTTTGAAATGGACCGTCAAAGTGTTGCTGATATAATACATAGAGGCGGGACAATTTTGAGAACAGCTCGTTGCGAAGAATTTAAAACTGAAGCTGGTAGAAAAAAAGGTGTTGGAATTCTAAAAGCTTTTGGTATTGATGGGGTTGTAGTTATAGGTGGAGATGGATCTTTCCAAGGAGCACAATTACTATCAAAATTAGGAGTTAAGACTATAGGAATACCAGGAACTATAGATAATGACTTAGCTTATACAGATTATACTATTGGATTTGATACAGCAACTAACACTGTTTTAGATGCTATTAACAAATTAAGAGATACTTCATCTTCTCATGAAAGAGTTAGTATAGTTGAAGTTATGGGAAGAGGTTGTGGAGATTTAGCTTTATTTGCTGGAATTGGTGGTGGCGCTGAAAGTGTCATAGTACCAGAAAAAGAATTTAATGAAGATGAATTATGCAAAAAGATACTAGAAGGTAAATTAAGAGGAAAACTTCACAATTTAATAATCCTAGCTGAAGGTGTAGGTGGAGGAGAAGCTCTAACTAAAAAGGTGGAAGAAGTAACAGGAATACAAACTAGATTAACCACTTTAGGACATATACAAAGAGGTGGAAGTCCTTCAGCATTTGATAGAGTTTTAGCATGTAGATTAGGCGCTAAAGCTGTTGAACTTTTAATTGAAGGAAAATCTTCAAGAGTAGTTGGTTTAAGAAATAATAAGGTAGTTGATGATGATATAGATGAAGCATTATCAATGGAAAGTAAATTTGATGATGATTTATATGATATAGCAGAAATACTATCTTATTAA